The Acidobacteriota bacterium nucleotide sequence CCGTAGGAATCGGAGTCGACGCGCGCGCCAGCCTGGATGCCCTCGGCGTCGAGCCGCGAGAGACGGCCGTACGCCGGAAACGACGCGATGCGGAAGTAGACCGAGCCGTCGGACGTGTAGGTGTGGCCGCGTGCGTCGAGCGCCCGCACCATGTCGGCCATGGCGCGCAGGTTCGCGGCGTCGGTGGCGCGCGGGTACTCCTCGGCCGGCTCGAGGCCCATGGCCGCCGCGTCCTCGTGGAACGCCGCGATGTAGGTGGCGGTGTAGTCGGCAAGCGACCTGCCTGCCTGCTGCGAGGCGTTGATGGTCTTGTCGTCGACGTCCGTGAAGTTGCTGACCTGGCGGATCGCGTAGCCTTCCTGATACTTCAGGACGCGCCGCAGCACGTCGAGGCTCACGAACGTGCGGAAGTTGCCGATGTGCCCGCGGGCGTAGACGGTGAGCCCGCAGGTGTACATGCGCACGGTCTTGCCGTCGGCGGGAGCGAACTCTTCTTCGGATCGCGTGAGGGTGTTGTACAAGCGCATGGGCTGGACGGAACGGCTGGGCGGCTTCAATCTCGACGCTAGCGCGCCGCCTGTGGACGTGGGTTCTCGTACCGGACGACCGCCGATCGGCCGCCACAGCGAAGCTGGAGCTCGCCGCCGGCCTTGCCGCCGACGCACGAGACCTCGATGGTGCCCGGCGTACCGGTCGCGCCGACGAGCTCGTCCAGCGCGCGGCCGAACGCGGCCGCCAGCGCCTGCCGTTCCGACTCGGCGCCACCGATGAGGTCGAAATAGCGCGCGACCACGTCGACGGCGAGCGACCGATAGTCGGCACCGGCCGGCACGCGCAGGTTGAACACCGCGTCGGGCATCTCGGGGAGAGATTCTAACAGTCCCGGGTCCCGGGTCCCGGGTCCGGGGTCCTGGGTTCGCCGCTTCGGACCGATGGTCCGTCGGTCCTGGGTCCGCGGCTTCGGTCCGGTGGTCCTCGGTCCGGGGTTCGCCGCTTCGGTCCGACGGTCCGTCGGTCCCTGGTCCGGGGCGAGTCCTCCGGTCCATCGGTGCAGGGTTCGCGACCCGGCGGTGGGTCGATCCGGCTCAAAGGCCCATGCGGCGGAACAGGTCGAGTGCGGTGGCGCAGTCTTGGCGGATTTGGATGGTCAGGGCGTCGGTGTCGGCGAACCTGAGCTCCGGGCGGAGCCACTTGACGAACGCCAGGCGGAGGCGTCGGCCGTAGAGGTCGTACTCGCCGTCGAGGATGTGCGTTTCGAGCGTGGCGGGCCCCGCCTCGCCGAAGGTCGGGCGCACGCCGAGGCTCGTGACGGCAGGGTGCGCCGTTGCGCCGATCATCGCCAGCGTGGCGTAGATGCCGTGCGCCGGCAGCAGCTCGTTCTCGGTCCGGAGGTTCGCCGTCGGAAAACCGAGCGTGCGGCCGCGCGCGTCCCCGCGCACGACCTCCCCGTCGACGAAGTAGTGATGGCCGAGCAGCGATCCGGCCTCGTCCACGCGCCCTTCCGCGACGAGGTGCCGGATGCGCGTGCTCGACACGACGAAGTCCTTGTACCGGACCGGATCGATCTTCTCGACGCGGAAGCCGCGGTCCTCGCCGAGCGCCCGCAGGAGCGTGAACGTGCCCGATCGGTCGCGGCCGAAGAGGAAGTTCGCGCCCACCCAGACGTCGGCTGCGCGCAGCCAGTCGACGAGCACCGTCTCGACGAACACCTCGGGCTCCCAACGCGACAGCTCCGGCGTGAAGCGCACGATCGCCACGGCGTCCATCCCGGCGCGCTCGAACGCCTCGAGCTTCTGGTCCAGCGTCATCAGGAGCGGCGGGGCCTTGTCGGGACGCAGCACGCGTGGCGGGTGCGGATCGAAGATCATCGCCACCGACGTGCCCGCCCGCTCATGGGCGTGCCGCCGGACCTCGTCGATGAGCTGCTGATGGCCACGGTGCACGCCGTCGAAGTTGCCGAGCGCGACGACGGGATGCGGCCAGTTGGGCCGCTGATCGTCGGGAAACGCGATCACCTCCATGGCCGGCATCCTAGCGGGGCTCGATCGTCAGCCCGTCGTATGCCAGGGCCATTCCGTCGGGCAGCTCGCTGTTCGTGGCCGCGTGGCCCAGCTCGTGCGAGATGTGGGTGAAGTACGTCAGGCGCGGGGCGATCCGCCGGGCGGCCTGCACGGCCTCCTCGAGCGTGAAGTGCGTGGGGTGCTTCCGCTTGCGCAGGGCGTCGATCACGAGCACGTCGAGACCCAAGAGCAGCGGCATCGACGACTCGGGAATGCGGTTCGTGTCCGTCAGGTACGCGAACGCCCCGAACCGGAAGCCGAGCACGCCCCATCGGCCGTGCTGGACCGGCACCGGCACGATGGCCTGCGCCCCCACCTGGAACGGCCCGGTGATCGGCACGAGGTCCAGGTGCGGTACGCCGCCGCCGCGCGGCGCGTCGGGTGCGAAAGCATAGGCAAAGATGCGCGCCACGCTCTCGAGCGTTTCGGCATCGCCGTGAATCGGCATCGCGCGGCCGCTGATCGCGTTGAACCGGCGGACCTCGTCGAGGCCCATCACGTGGTCGGCGTGGGCGTGCGTGAGCACGACCGCGTCCACCTTCCGCAGGTCGTGGACCAGGGCCTGCGTGCGCAGGTCCGGCGTGGTATCCACCAGCACGCACGACCCATCGTCGCATTCGACGTAGATGGACGGCCGGAATCGCTTGTCCCGAGGATCCGGCGATCGGCAGACGTCGCAGTCGCACCCGATCATCGGGACGCCGTGGGACGTGCCGGTGCCGAGAAACAGCACGCGCACGAAGAGTGAATGCTAGCATGGCGGTCGTGCCCTCCCCCGCCCGGCGCGGGCGCGGCCGCTCGCCGCGCCGCGCCACACCGGCCGCCGCCTTCGCCCGGCTGGTCGCCGTCATGCACACGCTGCGCGCCCCTGGCGGCTGCCCGTGGGATCGAAAGCAGACGCATCGTTCGCTGCGCTCGTATCTGCTCGAGGAGACCTACGAGGCGCTCGAGGCCATCGACGGCGACGATCTCGACGCTCTCGCGGGAGAGCTGGGCGACGTGCTGCTGCAGGTGGTCTTCCACGCCGAGATTGCCGCGGAGGCCCATCGCTTCGATGTCGTCGACGTCATCAGCCTTCTGACCGCCAAGCTCATCCGCCGCCATCCTCACGTGTTCACGCCGACGGGGCGGCCGCTCCGCAAGCGGACCGGCCGGTCGGTTCGCAGCCCGCGGCAAGTCGTCGAGCAATGGCAGGAGCTGAAGGCCGGCGAGCAGAAAGCGGCCGGCCGCCAGGCGGGGCTGCTGTCGGGCGTGCCTCGCGGCCTGCCTGCCCTGCTGCGCGCTCACAAGATCGGCGGGCGCGTGGCCGCGGTCGGCTTCGACTGGCCGAACCCCGAGGCGGTCGTGGACAAGATCGACGAGGAGGTCCGCGAGCTCAGGGGCGCGCTGGCCGAGGGCCACGCGCGCGTGGCCGAGGAGCTCGGCGATCTGCTCTTCACGCTGGCCAACCTCGCGCGGCATCTCGGCGTAGAGCCCGAATCGGCGCTGCGCGAGGCCAACGACAAGTTCACGCGCCGCTTCGGCGCCCTCGAAGCCACGCTTGCCGCCGGCGGCCGGTCCGTGGGGGCAACGCCACCCGACACGCTCGACGCCGTCTGGAACCTCGTCAAGCGCCGCTCGGCCACACGCGGACGGTCCGGCCCGGCCCGCGCATCGGGCGCACGCGCACCACGTGCCCATCGGTCTCGACGATGATCGCGCCGTCGCGATCGGTGCGATAGACGCGAGCCCCCGCGTGCTCGAGGCGGCGGAGCACGTCCGCCGACGGGTGCCCGAACGGATTGCCGCGGCCGGCGCTGATGAGCGCGACATCCGGCTCGTACCGCTCCACGAGCTCACGGGTCGTCGACGAACGGCTGCCGTGATGCCCGACCTTCAGCACCCGGAGCGGCGCCGCGTCCGCGAGATCGAGCGCCTGCTCCACCTCGGCGCCGACGTCGCCGGTGAGCAGCATCTCCACGTCGCCGTATCGAACGCGCAGCACGAGCGAGTCGTCGTTCCGGACCCGTTGGCGCTCCCAGTCTGCCAACGGCGGGTGCAACACCGTGAGCGACACGCTCCCGACGCGCAGGCCGTCGCCGCGCTGGAGCGTACGCCACGTGCTCCGCCGCTCGTCCGCGGCCGCCACGAGCGCCGCGCGCTCGCGGTGAGGCGGGACCGGGACGCCTTCCCAGATTTCGGCCGGGCCGAACTGGCGCGTCATCGCCTCCGCCCCGCCGATGTGATCGAGATCCGCGTGGCTGAACGCCAGCGCGCGAAGACGGCGTTCGCCGCTGGCCCAGACGCCGGGCATGAGAATCCGCTCGCCGCTGTCGAACCGCGTCGTCCGCCCGCCCGCATCGATCAGGAACGCGAGGCCGCCCGGCACCTGCAGGAGCATGGCCTCGCCCTGCCCCACGTCGAACATCGTCAGCCGCAGCCATCCGTCCGGCGGCCGCGCGCACGAGGTCAACGGCGCGGAGACGATGAACACGATCGCGACGAGAAACGCCGCCGCCGCAGCGCGCCGGCGTGCGATGCGCGCCGTGGCGTGCAGCCAGCCCGCGCCGCCGAGATAGAACAGCAGCACGATGGCGAGTGGCGGCGGGGGCACGCGCCACGACAGCCACGGCACGAGGTCCACCAGGCGCGCCGATTCCAGGATGGCGTACGCCGCGACGGCCGCCACGGACGCGGCCGTGCGCCCGACCATCGGCAGCACGCCGCCGGAGGTGACGGCAACGGCGGCGCTCGCCTGCACGACGGTCATCATCGGCACGGCGACGAAGTTCAGGCCCAGACCGGCGACGCTGACGCGCGCGAAGAGGGCCGCCCCGACGGGCAGCAGCGCCAGCTCGGCCGCTATCGTCGCCCGCCACACATCGCGCACGGCCCGCCCCAGCACGCCTCGCCGCGTCTCACCGTGCGGGGGCGGGCGTCCGGCGACGAGCACGATGGCGAGCGTCGCGCCGAACGTGAGCCATTGCCCCGCGTTCAGCACGGCGAGCGGATCGGCAATCGCGATGGCCAGCGCCACCAGGGCGACGACCGTCATCGGCGCCAACGCCAACCCGGCCATGACCGACACGAGGTAGAGACACGCCGCCGCCACGGCCCGGGTCACGGAGGGATCCCCGCCAACGATCCAGCCGTACGTCACCACGAGCACCAGCGCCGCTGCCGCGCGCCAGCGGTGCGAACGAACGACCAGACGAAGCGCCAGGTACGCGGCGGCCGTGAGCAGCGCGACATTCCCTCCCGAGATCGCGACGACGTGATAGGTGCCCGCACGCTGCAGACGCTCCTCCACAGCCTCGTCGATTCCCGCGCGGTCGCCGATGAGCACGGCCGTGACGATGGCGGCGACGTCGGGCGGGTAGGGTGCGAACCAGCGCGCCACGCCGCGCCTGACGGCCGCTCGCACGCGAGCCGCCGCTTCGTCCCAGAGCGGCGCGCGTGCGACCTCGATCAGCAGCGCGCTCTTGATCGTGCCGGTTGCAACGACGCGCCGGGTCAACGCCTGCCAGCGCGCCGACGGGCCGCCCGGGTTGAGCAGCACGGGCACGGGCCGCAAACGGACGGGCGCGCGGATGCGCCGGCCGGCCGTCCACTCACGTACGATGTCGTGGCCGAACTGGCCGGCGACGAAGACATGGATGCGGCCGGTCATCGGCTGCCAGGCCGCCTCGTGACGCACCCGCGCCACGTCCATCGTGAGCCGCACCTCCGCTTCACCGGGCGACGCGTCTTCGGTGAGCGTGCCGTCGACCTCGATGGGTGCGGCGTCGCGCGCCGGCTGGCGGTCGAGCCAGGCGGCCAGCGGCGGCGCGAGCGCGCTGTCGCGGGCGCCGGCGGCGTGCCCGGCCGCCGCCGCGAACAGCGCCGCCAGCAGGCAGCCTCGCCGCGCGCGGCGTTCGAGGAGCAACGCCCACGACGCGCTCGCGATCGCGGCCGCCCACGCCGTTCTGGGCGACATCGTCGCAAGCGCCCCGCTCGCGGTTCCGGCGAGCACGATCGCGACGACCAGCAGATTCGCAGGCACCCATCCGGGCAGTGCAAGACCCGGGCACAACGTGCGCCAGCGTCATCGCGTGAGAAATTGCGGGACGTCGTGTGCAGATCGAGGATTCAGCCATCGCGATCGAACGTGGACGATCAAAATCTGCGAGGTGCCTCGTTTGCCGGCTCGGCCCGGCGGATCGTTGAGGTATCCTGATCGAGTTATCGATGCAGGCGAGTTTCTACTCTGTCGCCTGTTTTCCCCAAGGAGAAGCTATGCGTTCGAGTGTCAGGAATTTCCTGGGTGGAAGTGTGGCGGTGGCAGCCCTTCTCATCGGCGGTGCCACGTCTGCGCTCGCCCAGTCGGCGGATGAAACGACGCGCGTCGATTTCGACGCCACGCGCGCGGTGGCTCCAGCGGCCGCCGCGTTCACGCCGAAGCTGCGCGCCAACTTCCGGGCGCAGCAGCCCCAGCTCGGGCCGAGCGCGGAGGACCAGGGCATTTCGATCGGTGTCCTCGGCATGATCACTCGCACGTCGTTCAACACGGATGACGTGGGCGAGAACTTCGATCTGGACAGCAAGAGCGGATGGGGGGTTGGCCTGTGGGTCGGCGGCAACCGCAACGGCCGCGTGGGGTTCACCGGTGAGTTCATCTACCTCAAGCGCGGCGACGACGAGGGGCTCGAGACGACGGCGTTCCAGATTCCGGCGGTCTTCCACGTGAACTTCGGGTCGCGGAGCCGCAACAGCATCGGTGGCTACGTGGTGGTCGGGCCGAGCTTCACGCTCATCATGAACCAGAAGCTCTTCGGCGTGGACGTCGAAGACGATCAGTTCCGCGGCGCCGACATCGGCATCATCGGCGGCGCGGGCGTCGAGGTCTTCCGCATCGGCATCGAGGCGCGCGGCAATTGGGGCCTACGCAGCATCAGCAGCGCAGGCGACGTGGCCGACACGAAGACATTCACCTTCGAGCTGCTCGGCAAGTTCGCGTTCAACTAGGCTCACGGCTCAGGCTTACGCTTACGGGGCGGCGGGACGTTCTCCCGCCGCTTCTCACGTACGGTCCGCGATCGCACTCCCGGCGTCCCCCAACGACAGCCGCGCGCACACTGCG carries:
- a CDS encoding bifunctional riboflavin kinase/FAD synthetase, whose amino-acid sequence is MEVIAFPDDQRPNWPHPVVALGNFDGVHRGHQQLIDEVRRHAHERAGTSVAMIFDPHPPRVLRPDKAPPLLMTLDQKLEAFERAGMDAVAIVRFTPELSRWEPEVFVETVLVDWLRAADVWVGANFLFGRDRSGTFTLLRALGEDRGFRVEKIDPVRYKDFVVSSTRIRHLVAEGRVDEAGSLLGHHYFVDGEVVRGDARGRTLGFPTANLRTENELLPAHGIYATLAMIGATAHPAVTSLGVRPTFGEAGPATLETHILDGEYDLYGRRLRLAFVKWLRPELRFADTDALTIQIRQDCATALDLFRRMGL
- a CDS encoding MBL fold metallo-hydrolase; the encoded protein is MIGCDCDVCRSPDPRDKRFRPSIYVECDDGSCVLVDTTPDLRTQALVHDLRKVDAVVLTHAHADHVMGLDEVRRFNAISGRAMPIHGDAETLESVARIFAYAFAPDAPRGGGVPHLDLVPITGPFQVGAQAIVPVPVQHGRWGVLGFRFGAFAYLTDTNRIPESSMPLLLGLDVLVIDALRKRKHPTHFTLEEAVQAARRIAPRLTYFTHISHELGHAATNSELPDGMALAYDGLTIEPR
- the mazG gene encoding nucleoside triphosphate pyrophosphohydrolase yields the protein MAVVPSPARRGRGRSPRRATPAAAFARLVAVMHTLRAPGGCPWDRKQTHRSLRSYLLEETYEALEAIDGDDLDALAGELGDVLLQVVFHAEIAAEAHRFDVVDVISLLTAKLIRRHPHVFTPTGRPLRKRTGRSVRSPRQVVEQWQELKAGEQKAAGRQAGLLSGVPRGLPALLRAHKIGGRVAAVGFDWPNPEAVVDKIDEEVRELRGALAEGHARVAEELGDLLFTLANLARHLGVEPESALREANDKFTRRFGALEATLAAGGRSVGATPPDTLDAVWNLVKRRSATRGRSGPARASGARAPRAHRSRR
- a CDS encoding DNA internalization-related competence protein ComEC/Rec2, encoding MPANLLVVAIVLAGTASGALATMSPRTAWAAAIASASWALLLERRARRGCLLAALFAAAAGHAAGARDSALAPPLAAWLDRQPARDAAPIEVDGTLTEDASPGEAEVRLTMDVARVRHEAAWQPMTGRIHVFVAGQFGHDIVREWTAGRRIRAPVRLRPVPVLLNPGGPSARWQALTRRVVATGTIKSALLIEVARAPLWDEAAARVRAAVRRGVARWFAPYPPDVAAIVTAVLIGDRAGIDEAVEERLQRAGTYHVVAISGGNVALLTAAAYLALRLVVRSHRWRAAAALVLVVTYGWIVGGDPSVTRAVAAACLYLVSVMAGLALAPMTVVALVALAIAIADPLAVLNAGQWLTFGATLAIVLVAGRPPPHGETRRGVLGRAVRDVWRATIAAELALLPVGAALFARVSVAGLGLNFVAVPMMTVVQASAAVAVTSGGVLPMVGRTAASVAAVAAYAILESARLVDLVPWLSWRVPPPPLAIVLLFYLGGAGWLHATARIARRRAAAAAFLVAIVFIVSAPLTSCARPPDGWLRLTMFDVGQGEAMLLQVPGGLAFLIDAGGRTTRFDSGERILMPGVWASGERRLRALAFSHADLDHIGGAEAMTRQFGPAEIWEGVPVPPHRERAALVAAADERRSTWRTLQRGDGLRVGSVSLTVLHPPLADWERQRVRNDDSLVLRVRYGDVEMLLTGDVGAEVEQALDLADAAPLRVLKVGHHGSRSSTTRELVERYEPDVALISAGRGNPFGHPSADVLRRLEHAGARVYRTDRDGAIIVETDGHVVRVRPMRGPGRTVRVWPSGA
- a CDS encoding PorT family protein — protein: MAALLIGGATSALAQSADETTRVDFDATRAVAPAAAAFTPKLRANFRAQQPQLGPSAEDQGISIGVLGMITRTSFNTDDVGENFDLDSKSGWGVGLWVGGNRNGRVGFTGEFIYLKRGDDEGLETTAFQIPAVFHVNFGSRSRNSIGGYVVVGPSFTLIMNQKLFGVDVEDDQFRGADIGIIGGAGVEVFRIGIEARGNWGLRSISSAGDVADTKTFTFELLGKFAFN